DNA from Thermoanaerobacter uzonensis DSM 18761:
TTCATAAATGTTCGTTTAGCGGAATTCACCTATGATATGACAGATTTAAAATTTGATGATGGCGATAATTAAAATTCTACTGACCCTTTTAAAAATTTAAGAGGGTCAGTAGAATTTTATATAAAAACTTTTTAAAAAATTCAACCATCACTACTAAATCATGAAGATTAACTATGCCATTTGGCAGTAAAAGCTTCTAAACAAAAAAGATTTTTTGTATAGAAACCTTTTAAATTCAATTGTAAACCTATTTGAAATTTAGATTCATATTATATATTTGATTATATTGTCAGGAAATATTGACTTTATTTCATTCGTAAAAAATTCCTTCATTTCATATATCTCATTATTTTTGTACACAAATTTTTTGTATCCAAATTGACCGACTTTACAGACCCTTTCTTCATCATTCATAGGTAGTGTATTTTCAGGAAAAATCTCTGATATAGTACTTTTTGCTTTTGCTGTGTATCTATGTGAAATAATTTCAAATGTTATTGGATATGCAGTTTTTTCAGGTATACTTTCTTTTATTTTTAATAATAGTTCCTTATAATCTTTTTTCCAACTATCGTATAAAAAAACAGGTGCGATCAAAAAACCCATAGGATAGCCTGATTCAATTATTTTCCTGCTGGCTTCCAACCTTTTATCTAGTGACGGAGTCTTTTTCTCATATTCGTTTATGATTTTTTCGGTATTTAAACTGAATCTCACCTCTGTATGACCATTATGTTCAATATCAAGTAGTGTATCTATGTCCGTAAACTTTGTTACAAATCTAAACCTCCCCTTTTCACTTTTGCTAAAAAATTCTATCGCGGATTTTAAAATGTTTGTATATGGTTCTACTGGCACTGGATCTGACGTTGCCGAACCTTCAAAGACTGTCATTTCCGGTTTCCTTGCTTCAATATAACCATTTGCCCAAATAAATATGTCATCTATGTTAACATTGACCTTTATGTATGGTCTCTCGCTTAAATTTGTATTAAGATAGCAATATTGGCATTGACCTGCACATCCAGATAGCAGAGGTAGCTGATAATTAGCCGATGGCTTACAAGATTGAAAGTCTATCTTTTTCTTGACACCCACAACTAAAGTATTTTTCCCTTCTTTATAGTAATCTCGTAGATTGTCTCCTGGTATATGTCCTTTTATCCTATTCCCTTTCATTTCTATAATCTCAACTTCTTTTTTGTCTTTAAAAAAATTGTATATGTTATGTCCTATTTTATAGTTCATTGCATTCTTTTCAAAAATGATGCGCTTAGGAATAAACATTTTCGTACTCCTTTTTTAAGTAATTTGTTTATTTCTATTCTTAGCACATTTAAAACAATATATGTAAAAAAGCACATTACATAAAAATGAACAGATTTTTTTGTTTAATTTCACTTTTAGTATCCTACCAATGTCTCCAAGTACCATCCTTCCAAAATGCATTATAGCTAATAGAATTGCAAATTTGTATATAAGACTAAACTCTTTGTTTGGTATAACATTGTTTATTACATTTCTTGCCACCATTGATTTAGGCTGCCAACTAATAATTGTCAAGTATGCATAATTGATGCTTTCTCGGCTCTCTTTTTTAATATACTTAAAACTTTCGTTGTATAAGATAATGTTTTTGTAGGACATGCATCAACACAATGACCACAGCCTACACATCTTATATCAACAACATCTTTACCGTAAAATGCTGCACTTTTTATGTCTATACTCATAGGACATGTTTCGCTACATTTGCCACATTGGATACATTTTGAATTATTTGTAGTGATTTTTTGCCCAGCAATTTTACTTATCAATCCCAAAACTGTACCCAATGGGCAATAATAGCAATATCCTCTTCCTGTAAACACAATCCAAAAAAACATAGCCATCAGAAGTTCGGCAGAAAGATACTTATACGATTCTATCTTACTTATCACATTATAATTACCACCTAAAAATACTCCAGATAAAAATAATATCCACCAACTACTTAAAAATAGAGATATTACAAAAAATAACCATCTTAATTATATTCCATTATAATAGTTAAAAATATTATAGCATATTAATTATATTTTTAAATAGCTTGGCATATTCATCTTAGGAATTACAAACTAGTTAAAAATATAATAAACTAAAATATAATTACATAAATCTACTGATCCTCTTAAAAATTTAAGAGGGTTACTTTTTTAAAAAATTGTTAACCATTATTCAAAAATAGTTGACAATTCTTTTTTAAAAAAATATAATAATTGTTGTAATAATACATTGAGGAGGAAAAATATGATAAAAACTAAAGACATGATTTTAGCTTCTCTTTTTGCTGCTATTACTTTTATAATGGGCTTTGTAAAAATCCCCTTACCTTTTTCTCCAGTACCTATCACAGGACAGACTTTCGCAGTAATGTTAGCTGGAGGACTTTTAAATCCTACATCAGCATTTTTAAGCCTTTTTATTTTTGACCTTTTAGGTGCAATTGGAATACCTGTATTTTCTGGACTTAGGGGGGGGTTAAATGTTTTAGTAGGACCTACAGGAGGATATATTTTAAGTTGGCCTTTTGCGGCTTTTTTAATTTCTTTGACTCTAAAAAATAAAAAAGCAAATTTTATTAATATTTTTATAAGCTATCTTTTATTTGCAATAATTTTTGTTTATATTTTAGGAGTAACTCAGCTCTCTTTTGTTACAGGAATACCATTTAAAAAAGCCATTTTAGTCGGGGCACTTCCTTTTATACCTGGCGACTTAATCAAAGCATTTATCGCTTCCTATCTCACTTTAAAATTAAAACCTGTTATAAAATCTAATGAAAAAAGGCAAGGTTGAACCCTTGCCTCAGTTTGTTGACAAAGTAAAAAAATATTCAAAAGGAGATATTTTGTATCGTCGCTCCGATGTTCCAAAGCGACAAAACTAAANNNNNNNNNNNNNNNNNNNNNNNNNGGCATCCATGCCTTAAGGTGCCCGCCTCCGCCATCCTTGGCTTCGGCCCTGCCTCCACCTTCGGTCTTGTTAAGTTTTGTTGCCGCTTTGTCACAAGTCACTCCTTATACAAAATATCTCCTTTACGAAAGTTTGTCTACAGTCTGAAGGCAAGGTTGAACCCTTGCCTTTTTTCATTACTGCTGAACAGTTGGTCCAAAGTTTCCTCTATAGCCTGCTCCTTTATGCGCTCCTTTAGCACCAAAACCTGTTCCCAAGCCTATACCTGTATTGCCATTATAATTTTTCCCAAGTCCAAGACCTAAGCCAGCACCTGAAGCTTTACCATATTGACAGGTTCCATCCCATGAATTTATCCTGTCTTCAATGGTTTTTTTGATTGTGTCAGCTCTCTCCTGAGTTATTTTACCCTCTTTAACTAATTGGTCTATTAACCCCTCTTTTTGTTCAATTAAAGCTTTTTTCAGATTATCAAGTGTTATGCCATTTTCTTCTGCAATCTGAACTATTGTTTTCCCTGATTGAAGTTCACTTAAAATTTCATCTGCTGTCTTGCCAGTCAATTTTGCGAGAAAATCTGCATTTCTACTCATTCCGTATCTTGGTGCTGTCGTAGAATATTGACGTGGCGTTGAAGAACTAGCTGTATCACCAGTTATGGCTGCATAAGCAGCTATTCCACTTAAAAGCATACCTCCTGTAAGTACTACTGCTACTACCTTTTTGAAATTCATTTAAAACCACACTCCTTTTTGAATTTTGTTTTTTTATTTGTTACATTTATATAATAACCTTTTAGTTTGAGGTAACTATATTGGATTCGTGAAGTATGTATGAACATTTTTTTAGAGTAATATGAGGGTTTTTACTATGCAAAAAAATAGAAAAGAGATGGCATTTATCCATCTCTTTTTATTCAAAAAATTCAATTAGAGAGAGTTACTATATCCTTGAGGAGCAGTATTGGTTTGCCAATTTTTATTTTGCCATTTACCTTTAAAATCTCCTCTTCTTCCTTCAAAATGCTTGAAAAATCCTTGAGGCAATCCGTTTTGTTCCATATTTTTCACCATTGTATCAATTCTATTTTTAATCGTATTGCCTTGGTCCTGAGTAATAACTCCAAAGCTTACAAATTTATCAACTAATTGTTTTTGTAATTGCGCCATTTGTTTGAAATAATTCATCAACTCTGTTTTTTGCTGTTCTGTAAGTTTGGAAGGATCAACTTCTCTTAAGATAAACCCTAATCCATCTTTTCCTTCAAATAGGCCTTTAAAATTGATAAATCCATTTTTGTCTATATTAGCTACAATATTATCTATTTTGCTTGTGATTTTGCTTGCTTGGTCTTGAGTCAATAACCCTTCTGATGTTAACTTATTTACTACATCTTTTTGTAGTGCTGCCATTTGTTTATATATTTCTGTTAAAGCTGCTTTTTGCTGGTCCGTGAGCTTTGAAATATCAATTCGGCCTATCCCAAAAAATTCTTTGTCAAATCCTCTTCCGCCACCAATAAAGAAGGGAACATTGTCTTGATTTGCTTTAGAAACTTTGCTATCAATGTTTTTAATTATATTATCTGCCTGCTGCTCCGTTATAAGCCCTTCTGATAAGAGTTTGTTTATAAACTCTTTTTCAAGGTCAGCTATTTTTTTGTTGTAATCTGTAATTATTTGCTTTTGCTCTGGTGTAAGCTTTGATGTGTCAATTCCTAAGAAGCTTTTCACTCTTTCTGTGACTGGGAAATTAGTATTTGCTGCGAAAACTGTCAAAGGAATTGTTAAAGCTAATACAACTGCTAAAACTATTAACCATTTGTTTCTCTTCATATATGGATACCTCCTTTTAAATTTTTCCTTTTCACTCTTTATGATACCCAAATAGTTTGACGTAATTTTATATAATTTGTGAGGAAAGTGTGAAGTTTAATTTTAAATGTTGTAAACTGAGTAAAAAATAATTAAACTAAAGATGGGAGGTGTTTTTTATGCAAAAAGTTTTAGTAATTGAAGACGAAGAAGGAATGAGAGATATTTTAAAAACTTATTTAGAAAATAATGGATATGAAGTATTGGTAGCTGAAAATGGCAAAATAGGGCTTGAATATTTTAATAATAATAAAGATATAAGCATAATCCTTTTAGATATAATGCTTCCAGATATAAGTGGTTGGAGCCTTTTAAAAACAATTAGAGAAAAGTCAAAAGTGCCTGTAATGATGATAACAGCAAGAGGAGAAGAATATGATAAACTTCTAGGATTTGAATTAGGAGCAGATGATTACGTTGTAAAACCTTTTAGCCCTAAAGAAGTAATCGCTCGCGTTAAAGCAATTTTGTCAAGAACTTATGGAGCTTCAGAAGAAGATGGGAAAACAGAATATGAAGGAATTTCTATAAATGTAAGTTCTAGAGAAGTCACTGTTGATGGAGAAAAAATTGACCTTACGCCAAAAGAATTTGACCTTTTAAAGCTCTTAATAGATAATAAAGGAAAAGTTGTATCCCGCGAAAAGTGCCTTAATGAAGTATGGGGATATGATTTTTATGGAGATTTAAGAACAGTTGATACCCATATAAAACAGTTGAGAGAAAAATTAGGAAAAAAGCGTAAACTCATAAAAACAGTATGGGGAATAGGTTACAAATTGGATGGTGAATAAATTGAAAGGAATACAAAAGAAATTTTTTATCTCTTATCTTTTGATTGGAGGCATTATATTATCACTGTTTTGGTTGACACAGGTAGTTTTTATTAATAAGATATACTCTTATTACAAAATAAACCAGCTCAAAAATTACAGTGAAAAAATTGTTGAAGCAATAAATAACAATGATGAAATGCTTTTGAGTGAACTCATTGATAAGTCTAGTGCTCGAGTTATTGCAATTTCCCAAAATGAGATACTAATTGTTGGAAGTAAAGGATACGGAAAAGGTTTGGGAATACCTGAAACACTTTTACATCCTGCAAAAAATTTAAAAGTTGTAAAATACGAACACCCTTTTTTGCATATTGAATATCTATCAATTATAAGACCTTTTCTGTATCATGGAAAACCAGCTACTCTCATCATGAGCATACCTATTGCTGCAATAAACGATTCTGTCAATCTTTTTAAACAAGTTTTTTGGTGGATTTTTGTCATCACACTAATTGCCATATTATTTATATCCGTCTATATGTCAAAAAAATTTACTCGCCCTATACAAATACTAAAAAACGCTGCTCATCAAATCGCTTCTGGAAATTTAAATGTTAAAATAAATTACAAAGAAGAAGATGAATTAGGAGACCTTGCAAAATCCATGAACACAATGGTAAAGCAGCTGTCTATTACAGATAAATTTAGAAAAGATCTGATTGCAAATATAAGCCATGACTTAAAAACACCTCTTGGCCTTATACGAGGATATTCTGAAATGCTTTTAGACTACTATGGAGATGACAAAGAAAAGCGAGAAAAATATTTAAATATCGTAATCAAAGAAACTGAAAGAATGTCAAAATTGGTAGACGACGTGTTACAGCTTTCTAAACTTCAATCAGGAATGGTAGAAATAAAAGAAGAACCTATAGATTTAGAAAAACTTATATTTGAAACTTTGGATATATTTGAAATTCAAATTTTGGAAAAAAATATAGAAGTAAAGCTTGACAATCTTAAACTTAAAGTAATAGCGGATAGGGAAATGATAAAACGGGCAATTATAAATATAATAAGCAATGCTATAGCAAGTATGGAAAATAGCGGAATTCTTACTATAACTGCAGAGCCTCGAGATAAAGAAATTTTAATAAAAATATCAGATACGGGATGCGGCATACCCCAAAAAGATTTAGAACACATCTTTGACAGGTATTACAAAGGAAATAAATCAGGGACAGGGCTTGGCCTTGCAATAGTAAAAGAAATATTGACATTGCACGGCAGCAAATATGGAATAGAAAGCAAAGAAAAAATAGGTACTACTTTTTATTTCACACTAAAAGCGGGTTAACCCCGCTTTCAATCTTTAAAAAATAGCAAATCAATGTGTCTCATCACATTCCGGTAAATATCACTAATTGAATTGCTAGTTTTTTCAGCAACGGCTTTTACATCTTCATACTCAGGATACGCTTTAATAAGTTTTCCATCTAAATATCCCTTTTTAACTCTTATTTTCCCGTAAGTAGTTTCCACAATTGAAAAATCCCTATCCAGTTTATGCCTTAAAACTTCATAATACCTTATGCCAAAAGTAGAAGTTTCTTTAAAAATTATCTCCTTTAATTTATTAGCATTTTCTTTCTCACAAATTACAGTAATGAGAGTACCCGGCCTTTGCTTTTTCATGATAATAGGAGTTAAAAACACATCCAATGCTCCATTTCCAAAAAGTTTTTCAAATAGATACTGATAAAACTCCGGATTCATATCATCTATATTAGTCTCTAAAATCATCAATGACTCAGGTTTTTTTTTACCTCTTCCTCTCCCACATATGTCCTTAAAACATTTGGTATTTCCAAATCTTTGGTACCAGCTCCATATCCTATAGAATTTATAGTCATATCCGGTATACCACCAAATTCATTTACTAAAGTTTTTACAATAGAAGCACCAGTTGGCGTCACAATTTCGTCTTCTATATCGCTTTTATACACAGGTATTCCTTTTAAAAGTTCAGCTGTAGCAGGAGCAGGAACAGGCATAAGTCCATGTTGAGTTTTTATAAAGCCTGAACTCACCGGCAAAGGAGAAGAAATAATTTTATCTGGCTTTATCATATTTACAAGTATCGATGTACCTATTATATCTACAATAGAGTCCACTGCTCCTACCTCATGGAAGTGAACCTCTTCTACAGATTTGCCATGCACTTTTGCCTCTGCTTCTGCTAATTTTTCAAACA
Protein-coding regions in this window:
- a CDS encoding biotin transporter BioY, which codes for MIKTKDMILASLFAAITFIMGFVKIPLPFSPVPITGQTFAVMLAGGLLNPTSAFLSLFIFDLLGAIGIPVFSGLRGGLNVLVGPTGGYILSWPFAAFLISLTLKNKKANFINIFISYLLFAIIFVYILGVTQLSFVTGIPFKKAILVGALPFIPGDLIKAFIASYLTLKLKPVIKSNEKRQG
- the larC2 gene encoding nickel pincer cofactor biosynthesis protein LarC2 gives rise to the protein MILETNIDDMNPEFYQYLFEKLFGNGALDVFLTPIIMKKQRPGTLITVICEKENANKLKEIIFKETSTFGIRYYEVLRHKLDRDFSIVETTYGKIRVKKGYLDGKLIKAYPEYEDVKAVAEKTSNSISDIYRNVMRHIDLLFFKD
- a CDS encoding sensor histidine kinase; its protein translation is MKGIQKKFFISYLLIGGIILSLFWLTQVVFINKIYSYYKINQLKNYSEKIVEAINNNDEMLLSELIDKSSARVIAISQNEILIVGSKGYGKGLGIPETLLHPAKNLKVVKYEHPFLHIEYLSIIRPFLYHGKPATLIMSIPIAAINDSVNLFKQVFWWIFVITLIAILFISVYMSKKFTRPIQILKNAAHQIASGNLNVKINYKEEDELGDLAKSMNTMVKQLSITDKFRKDLIANISHDLKTPLGLIRGYSEMLLDYYGDDKEKREKYLNIVIKETERMSKLVDDVLQLSKLQSGMVEIKEEPIDLEKLIFETLDIFEIQILEKNIEVKLDNLKLKVIADREMIKRAIINIISNAIASMENSGILTITAEPRDKEILIKISDTGCGIPQKDLEHIFDRYYKGNKSGTGLGLAIVKEILTLHGSKYGIESKEKIGTTFYFTLKAG
- a CDS encoding 4Fe-4S binding protein; this translates as MISKIESYKYLSAELLMAMFFWIVFTGRGYCYYCPLGTVLGLISKIAGQKITTNNSKCIQCGKCSETCPMSIDIKSAAFYGKDVVDIRCVGCGHCVDACPTKTLSYTTKVLSILKKRAEKASIMHT
- a CDS encoding DUF2680 domain-containing protein, yielding MNFKKVVAVVLTGGMLLSGIAAYAAITGDTASSSTPRQYSTTAPRYGMSRNADFLAKLTGKTADEILSELQSGKTIVQIAEENGITLDNLKKALIEQKEGLIDQLVKEGKITQERADTIKKTIEDRINSWDGTCQYGKASGAGLGLGLGKNYNGNTGIGLGTGFGAKGAHKGAGYRGNFGPTVQQ
- the larC gene encoding nickel pincer cofactor biosynthesis protein LarC, translating into MKVLYFDCFAGISGDMTIASLLSHVDVEEFKKKVKKIALDNFDIEIGETQKNSISAKTFKVLYEEKHHHHHRHMKDVREIIEKSDLEEEVKKMSIEMFEKLAEAEAKVHGKSVEEVHFHEVGAVDSIVDIIGTSILVNMIKPDKIISSPLPVSSGFIKTQHGLMPVPAPATAELLKGIPVYKSDIEDEIVTPTGASIVKTLVNEFGGIPDMTINSIGYGAGTKDLEIPNVLRTYVGEEEVKKNLSH
- the splB gene encoding spore photoproduct lyase translates to MFIPKRIIFEKNAMNYKIGHNIYNFFKDKKEVEIIEMKGNRIKGHIPGDNLRDYYKEGKNTLVVGVKKKIDFQSCKPSANYQLPLLSGCAGQCQYCYLNTNLSERPYIKVNVNIDDIFIWANGYIEARKPEMTVFEGSATSDPVPVEPYTNILKSAIEFFSKSEKGRFRFVTKFTDIDTLLDIEHNGHTEVRFSLNTEKIINEYEKKTPSLDKRLEASRKIIESGYPMGFLIAPVFLYDSWKKDYKELLLKIKESIPEKTAYPITFEIISHRYTAKAKSTISEIFPENTLPMNDEERVCKVGQFGYKKFVYKNNEIYEMKEFFTNEIKSIFPDNIIKYII
- a CDS encoding response regulator transcription factor; this encodes MQKVLVIEDEEGMRDILKTYLENNGYEVLVAENGKIGLEYFNNNKDISIILLDIMLPDISGWSLLKTIREKSKVPVMMITARGEEYDKLLGFELGADDYVVKPFSPKEVIARVKAILSRTYGASEEDGKTEYEGISINVSSREVTVDGEKIDLTPKEFDLLKLLIDNKGKVVSREKCLNEVWGYDFYGDLRTVDTHIKQLREKLGKKRKLIKTVWGIGYKLDGE
- a CDS encoding YckD family protein; protein product: MKRNKWLIVLAVVLALTIPLTVFAANTNFPVTERVKSFLGIDTSKLTPEQKQIITDYNKKIADLEKEFINKLLSEGLITEQQADNIIKNIDSKVSKANQDNVPFFIGGGRGFDKEFFGIGRIDISKLTDQQKAALTEIYKQMAALQKDVVNKLTSEGLLTQDQASKITSKIDNIVANIDKNGFINFKGLFEGKDGLGFILREVDPSKLTEQQKTELMNYFKQMAQLQKQLVDKFVSFGVITQDQGNTIKNRIDTMVKNMEQNGLPQGFFKHFEGRRGDFKGKWQNKNWQTNTAPQGYSNSL